A section of the Streptomyces sp. 6-11-2 genome encodes:
- a CDS encoding class I adenylate-forming enzyme family protein has product MKLLAPGPFFDVLADRGTGTTVHLSRPLDIADDGRTTYDIPDLAHLVSQAAGWLEGLGVTPGDRVAVIKPNHWDYVLLACAAARIGAVPALISDRLPVETLQVLLKRLDAKALVTTSATLAAARGAETDLTAFTRRTLTLDAPAPGAIPLADVRGHRTPPPRPRPDDLTLAIMHTSGTTGIPKLVRHSARTLIHRIAADEARRLPLVSTRRADTVAQAASYAHGRGLAWTISVFWLAPRAAVILDAYDARLAEPVLRAHPPTVLEAAPSAFVRWQPLAASPDNPFHDVRLYVNAFDAVHPPTVRTFLSATRRRLPLWVQVWGQSETGPLTFRCLTRRSVRATGERHPTTRDLGRTVPGKAGLRVVDPTTLQPVGRGRPGLVQARTRTLCAGYVSEPERMRAKLSGPWFTTGDLGLITRSGRLLLLDREVDTIPDGSCVEIEDVIHDRLPEVVEAVVLGRASGLPQPVLVTRDGTLDPGAWQQAVTDLPPLGEPTVLSLDQLPLTATGKVRRQELRDRLLDGAPPYGTGRWT; this is encoded by the coding sequence ATGAAACTCCTCGCCCCCGGACCGTTCTTCGACGTCCTGGCCGACCGCGGCACCGGAACGACGGTCCATCTGAGCCGACCACTGGACATCGCGGACGACGGCAGGACGACGTACGACATCCCGGACCTGGCCCATCTGGTGAGCCAGGCCGCGGGCTGGCTCGAGGGGCTGGGCGTGACACCGGGCGACCGGGTCGCCGTGATCAAACCCAACCACTGGGACTACGTCCTGCTCGCCTGTGCCGCCGCCCGCATCGGCGCGGTGCCCGCGCTGATCTCCGACCGCCTCCCGGTGGAGACGCTCCAGGTGCTGCTCAAACGCCTCGACGCCAAGGCCCTGGTCACCACCTCGGCCACGCTGGCGGCCGCGCGCGGCGCGGAGACCGACCTCACCGCCTTCACCCGCCGCACCCTCACCCTCGACGCCCCCGCACCCGGCGCGATCCCGCTCGCGGACGTGCGCGGCCACCGGACGCCGCCGCCCCGTCCCCGCCCGGACGACCTGACCTTGGCCATCATGCACACCTCGGGAACCACCGGAATCCCCAAGCTGGTCCGGCACTCCGCCAGAACGCTGATCCACCGGATCGCCGCCGACGAGGCCCGGCGCCTGCCCCTGGTGTCCACCCGGCGTGCCGACACCGTCGCCCAGGCGGCATCGTACGCACACGGGCGGGGCCTCGCCTGGACGATCAGCGTGTTCTGGCTCGCCCCGCGCGCGGCGGTGATCCTGGACGCCTACGACGCCCGGCTCGCCGAACCCGTCCTGCGCGCCCATCCGCCGACCGTGCTGGAGGCCGCACCCTCGGCCTTCGTGCGCTGGCAGCCGCTGGCGGCGTCGCCGGACAACCCCTTCCACGACGTGCGGCTCTACGTCAACGCCTTCGACGCCGTGCACCCGCCCACGGTACGGACGTTCCTGAGCGCGACCCGGCGCCGGCTGCCGCTGTGGGTACAGGTCTGGGGGCAGTCCGAGACCGGGCCGCTCACCTTCCGCTGCCTGACGCGCAGGTCGGTACGCGCGACCGGGGAGCGCCACCCCACCACCCGGGACCTGGGGCGGACGGTGCCCGGCAAGGCCGGACTGCGCGTGGTGGACCCGACGACCCTCCAGCCGGTGGGGCGCGGCAGGCCCGGCCTGGTGCAGGCCCGTACCAGAACGCTGTGCGCCGGATACGTCAGCGAACCGGAGCGGATGCGCGCCAAATTGTCCGGGCCCTGGTTCACCACCGGGGACCTCGGCCTCATCACCCGCTCCGGCCGGCTGCTGCTGCTCGACCGCGAGGTGGACACGATCCCCGACGGCAGCTGCGTCGAGATCGAGGACGTGATCCACGACCGGCTTCCGGAGGTCGTCGAGGCGGTGGTGCTCGGTCGTGCGAGCGGACTGCCGCAGCCGGTCCTGGTGACCCGGGACGGCACGCTGGACCCCGGCGCGTGGCAGCAGGCCGTGACCGACCTTCCGCCGCTCGGCGAGCCGACGGTGCTGTCCCTGGACCAGCTCCCGCTCACCGCGACGGGCAAGGTCCGGCGGCAGGAACTGCGAGACCGGCTGCTCGACGGGGCACCGCCCTACGGCACCGGACGATGGACCTGA
- a CDS encoding UbiA family prenyltransferase produces MTSELSTGTATEPPQEAGVRTGRRPGARLPAYLRPARPGMVGHYLSLAVVWSLLPASQRLDGASLATLLAFLLGEVCLVAAAVAFDDVTGYRGGSDAANHGPDAPARALARKPLPAGTLTEAAAVRFAWCALVAGCLCWTAALVWVPHRPWWAVLVLVAAAAVVVPQYSWGLRLGYRGFQEVFLAVVGWAFVLPLFGLLTGEATGPAAVEAFLFGLGPVLVGVYSDTHDAEGDRAVGRPVAACLLSLNGNRRFIGALSVLETTAIVTAPLLGFCPWWFPLAFVPLKATRVLQFTVGMVRGDVLRGRLIGIRAHRILVVTLVAVNLAMTGLA; encoded by the coding sequence ATGACCAGTGAGCTCAGCACCGGCACCGCCACGGAGCCGCCCCAGGAGGCCGGCGTCCGCACCGGCCGGCGTCCTGGGGCGCGGCTGCCCGCCTACCTCCGGCCGGCCAGGCCCGGCATGGTCGGCCACTACCTCAGCCTGGCCGTCGTCTGGTCGCTGCTCCCCGCGTCCCAGCGGCTCGACGGGGCGTCGCTGGCGACGCTGCTCGCGTTCCTGCTGGGCGAGGTGTGCCTGGTGGCGGCGGCCGTCGCGTTCGACGACGTCACCGGCTACCGGGGCGGGAGCGACGCCGCGAACCACGGTCCCGACGCGCCGGCACGGGCACTGGCCCGCAAACCGCTGCCGGCCGGGACGCTCACCGAGGCGGCCGCGGTCCGTTTCGCCTGGTGCGCGCTCGTCGCCGGGTGCCTGTGCTGGACGGCGGCGCTGGTCTGGGTGCCGCACCGCCCGTGGTGGGCGGTGCTCGTCCTCGTGGCCGCCGCCGCCGTCGTCGTCCCGCAGTACTCGTGGGGCCTGCGGCTCGGCTACCGGGGCTTCCAGGAAGTGTTCCTCGCCGTGGTCGGCTGGGCCTTCGTACTGCCGCTGTTCGGCCTGCTCACCGGGGAGGCGACCGGGCCCGCGGCCGTGGAGGCGTTCCTGTTCGGGCTGGGTCCGGTCCTGGTCGGCGTGTACTCCGACACCCACGACGCCGAAGGGGACCGCGCGGTGGGCCGGCCGGTCGCCGCGTGTCTGCTGTCCCTCAACGGCAACCGCCGGTTCATCGGGGCGCTCTCGGTGCTCGAGACCACGGCGATCGTCACCGCGCCGCTGCTGGGGTTCTGCCCGTGGTGGTTCCCGCTCGCCTTCGTCCCGCTGAAGGCGACCCGCGTCCTGCAGTTCACGGTCGGCATGGTGCGCGGTGACGTCCTGCGCGGCCGGCTGATCGGTATCCGGGCGCACCGGATCCTGGTCGTCACGCTCGTGGCGGTCAATCTCGCGATGACCGGCCTCGCCTGA
- a CDS encoding CoA transferase — protein MSVDACVRTEARRTPEPHRPLAGIQVSAAGGSTALAVAAGHLALLGCVPATAGPEHGTGDSRPGHGTGDAGDAGTLVAVTGAGSLTCAIDWAGPVALPLASEADVQSACGIAHIHGRRYGEPTPLGLDYAGTVAGVLAVTGMLAAFHAAARGTRIGRVRTSVAQGALLATGQYLAMASAARTHPADRPVPLRSPGPGAGAPPFTSADGVRFEIETLDAEAWQRFWTVLDAERTAIRRGWQPFQNRFATAVCPLPAALHRVTARRSYQVIRSVAARTDVSVLPVRGPDAPEPGDLPETPWTVRALPADRRTAVGPSVPSPAAASPTVSRPLAGLVVVESTGRVQGPLAGHVLARLGARVVKVEPPGGDPLRGIEPLVGGCSARFLAFNHGKDVVEANLRTPSGRGTLRELVRDADVFLHNWAPGKAAAWHLDATDLAGVRPGLVYARASGWGEALGPTPPLGTDYLVQAGSGLAGLTARHGEPPTPSLMTLLDVLGGLVCAEGVLAALAARSTGGRDRHGSAPLLRVDTSLLSAATVLTRHGSGAAPSRRPGPSVPLTSDLTELAADPRFGAALTRAGCVLPGMPWEFTA, from the coding sequence GTGAGCGTCGACGCGTGTGTACGGACCGAGGCACGTCGGACGCCGGAACCGCACCGGCCGCTGGCCGGGATCCAGGTGAGCGCCGCGGGCGGTTCGACGGCGCTCGCGGTCGCCGCCGGCCACCTGGCGCTCCTCGGCTGCGTACCGGCCACCGCCGGCCCGGAGCACGGCACCGGTGACAGCCGTCCGGGGCACGGCACGGGTGACGCCGGTGACGCGGGCACTCTCGTCGCCGTCACGGGTGCCGGCAGCCTCACCTGCGCCATCGACTGGGCGGGCCCGGTGGCGCTGCCCCTGGCGAGCGAGGCCGATGTGCAGTCCGCCTGCGGCATCGCCCACATCCACGGGCGCCGGTACGGGGAGCCCACGCCGCTCGGCCTCGACTACGCCGGAACGGTGGCCGGGGTGCTCGCCGTGACCGGCATGCTCGCCGCGTTCCACGCCGCCGCGCGCGGCACCCGGATCGGCCGGGTGCGCACCTCGGTCGCGCAGGGCGCGCTCCTCGCCACCGGCCAGTACCTGGCCATGGCGAGCGCCGCCCGTACGCACCCTGCGGACAGGCCGGTGCCGCTGAGGTCCCCCGGTCCGGGCGCCGGCGCACCGCCGTTCACCAGCGCCGACGGGGTCAGGTTCGAGATCGAGACACTCGATGCCGAGGCCTGGCAGCGTTTCTGGACCGTCCTCGACGCCGAACGGACCGCGATCCGCCGGGGCTGGCAGCCGTTCCAGAACCGGTTCGCCACCGCCGTCTGCCCCCTGCCCGCCGCACTGCACCGCGTCACCGCGCGGCGTTCCTACCAGGTGATCCGTTCCGTGGCCGCCCGGACCGACGTCAGCGTGCTGCCCGTCCGCGGCCCCGACGCGCCGGAGCCGGGCGACCTGCCCGAGACCCCATGGACCGTCAGGGCACTGCCCGCGGACCGGCGGACCGCGGTGGGGCCCTCCGTGCCCTCACCCGCCGCGGCCTCCCCCACGGTGTCCCGGCCGCTCGCCGGGCTGGTCGTCGTCGAGTCCACCGGACGGGTGCAGGGGCCGCTCGCCGGACACGTACTCGCCCGGCTCGGGGCCCGGGTCGTCAAGGTCGAACCGCCGGGCGGGGATCCCCTGCGCGGCATCGAGCCGCTGGTCGGCGGCTGCTCGGCCCGGTTCCTGGCGTTCAACCACGGCAAGGACGTGGTGGAGGCGAACCTGCGGACCCCGAGTGGCCGCGGCACGCTCCGCGAACTCGTCCGCGACGCCGATGTGTTCCTGCACAACTGGGCCCCCGGCAAGGCGGCCGCGTGGCATCTCGACGCCACCGATCTGGCCGGTGTCCGGCCCGGCCTCGTCTACGCCCGGGCGTCCGGCTGGGGCGAGGCCCTCGGGCCCACCCCGCCGCTCGGCACCGACTACCTGGTGCAGGCGGGCAGCGGTCTGGCCGGGCTGACCGCGCGGCACGGCGAGCCACCGACGCCGTCGCTGATGACGCTGCTCGACGTGCTCGGCGGCCTGGTCTGCGCCGAGGGGGTGCTGGCCGCCCTGGCGGCGCGCTCCACCGGCGGCCGCGACAGGCACGGCAGCGCCCCACTGCTGCGGGTGGACACCTCCCTGCTCTCCGCCGCGACCGTACTGACCCGGCACGGATCCGGCGCCGCCCCCTCCCGACGTCCCGGGCCGTCGGTGCCGCTGACGTCCGACCTCACCGAACTCGCCGCGGACCCGCGGTTCGGCGCCGCGCTGACCCGGGCCGGCTGCGTCCTGCCCGGCATGCCCTGGGAGTTCACCGCATGA
- a CDS encoding class I SAM-dependent methyltransferase, translated as MKSALHAPAAAVADPGEGYAFDNDNVHATEQHRCLAASLDPITTARLAGTGVTDGWRCIEAGAGGGSVATWLTERVAPTGEVVATDISPVHLPEHPRLRTPRHDVTRDPLPEEAFDLVHSRPVPLRLPHRRAALATMTRALRPGGWLQLDAFDIDHGPVLLAPSRAGAEVYERFLAARARVFAQAGADGSWGRHAAGALRDAGLVDIDPVPFLMPWHADSPGVHLLIHHTHHLRDRLVAAGMTDAELAEVREVMRHPRFRAGSCVIYSVQGRRAR; from the coding sequence GTGAAGTCCGCTCTCCACGCACCCGCCGCCGCGGTCGCGGATCCCGGCGAGGGATACGCCTTCGACAACGACAACGTCCACGCGACGGAGCAGCACCGCTGCCTCGCCGCGTCGCTGGATCCGATCACCACCGCGCGGCTGGCCGGCACCGGAGTCACCGACGGCTGGCGCTGCATCGAGGCCGGCGCGGGCGGCGGCAGCGTCGCCACCTGGCTGACCGAACGCGTGGCGCCCACCGGCGAGGTGGTGGCCACGGACATCAGTCCGGTGCACCTCCCCGAGCACCCGCGCCTTCGGACACCGCGGCACGACGTGACCCGCGACCCGCTGCCCGAGGAGGCCTTCGACCTGGTCCACTCGCGTCCGGTGCCGCTCCGTCTGCCGCACCGCCGGGCGGCGCTCGCCACGATGACCCGTGCCCTGCGCCCGGGCGGGTGGCTGCAACTCGACGCGTTCGACATCGACCACGGCCCGGTCCTGCTCGCGCCGAGCCGTGCCGGAGCCGAGGTGTACGAGCGGTTCCTGGCGGCCAGGGCACGCGTGTTCGCGCAGGCGGGAGCGGACGGCAGCTGGGGACGGCACGCCGCCGGGGCCCTGCGGGACGCCGGGCTCGTCGACATCGACCCGGTGCCCTTCCTGATGCCGTGGCACGCCGACTCGCCCGGCGTCCACCTCCTGATCCACCACACCCACCACCTGCGTGACCGTCTCGTCGCCGCCGGCATGACCGACGCCGAACTCGCCGAGGTGCGCGAGGTGATGCGGCATCCACGGTTCCGGGCCGGCTCGTGCGTGATCTACTCCGTGCAGGGGCGGCGGGCCCGGTGA
- a CDS encoding UDP binding domain-containing protein, with product MPAHVARPVTALRDEAGCAVQGAEVPLLGMTCKPDVADLRESPVTAVARCLTALGATVRFHDPHHASGRHQRSCPWGDPQARSTGEAG from the coding sequence ATGCCCGCCCATGTGGCGCGGCCGGTGACCGCGCTGCGGGACGAAGCGGGGTGCGCGGTCCAGGGGGCCGAAGTGCCGCTGCTCGGCATGACCTGCAAGCCGGACGTCGCCGATCTGCGCGAGTCACCCGTGACCGCGGTGGCCCGCTGCCTGACCGCGCTCGGCGCCACGGTCCGCTTCCACGATCCGCACCATGCGAGTGGCCGTCATCAGCGCTCCTGTCCATGGGGGGATCCCCAGGCCAGGAGCACAGGTGAGGCAGGTTGA
- a CDS encoding response regulator transcription factor, whose translation MIRVLLVDDQPLLRSGFRALLDMEDDIEVVAEAGDGQEGLALVREHLPDIALIDIRMPVLDGIEVTRRIAADPALSGVHVVILTNYGLDEYVFDALRAGAAGFLVKDIVPEDFLHAVRVAARGDALLAPSITRKLISRYVTQPLDTGAGPGLKELTNREREAVALVAQGLSNDQIADRMVISPMTAKTHVNRAMVKLRVRDRAQLVVLAYESGLVTPRSR comes from the coding sequence GTGATCCGTGTCCTGCTGGTCGACGACCAGCCGCTCCTGCGCAGCGGGTTCCGCGCGCTGCTCGACATGGAGGACGACATCGAGGTGGTGGCCGAGGCCGGTGACGGGCAGGAGGGCCTGGCCCTGGTCCGGGAGCACCTGCCCGACATCGCGCTCATCGACATCCGGATGCCGGTCCTCGACGGCATCGAGGTGACCCGGCGCATCGCGGCGGACCCGGCGCTGTCCGGGGTGCACGTCGTCATCCTGACCAACTACGGCCTGGACGAGTACGTCTTCGACGCGCTGCGCGCCGGGGCGGCCGGGTTCCTCGTCAAGGACATCGTGCCGGAGGACTTCCTGCACGCGGTGCGTGTCGCCGCGCGGGGCGACGCCCTGCTCGCGCCGTCGATCACCCGCAAGCTGATCAGCCGGTACGTCACCCAGCCGCTCGACACGGGAGCCGGCCCGGGGCTGAAGGAGCTGACCAACCGCGAACGCGAGGCCGTCGCCCTGGTCGCGCAGGGGCTGTCCAACGACCAGATCGCCGACCGCATGGTGATCAGCCCGATGACCGCGAAGACCCACGTCAACCGGGCCATGGTCAAACTCCGGGTCCGTGACCGCGCCCAACTCGTGGTCCTGGCCTACGAGTCGGGTCTGGTGACCCCGCGAAGCCGTTGA
- a CDS encoding sensor histidine kinase: MDRARFGVPAGVGDWAIAVGVAGALLATGLSGEHSADGLGPLGYALLVAGGLALAARRRAPLPVLAVTGVCAVGYQAVGFDVPAVAYLFAVYAAMRAGHRTVTVAASVAMLAALPLAALASLHDTGEAFAQARGALEVAWLIAAGAAGEALRQAERRADEAEHTREETARRRADEERLHIARELHDSLTHQISIIKVQAEVAVHVARRRGEQVPAALLAIQEAGREASRELRATLEALRDDDTAPPRGLDHVPELVERARAIGLDATLTIKGQRHDVPAAVDRTVYRIVQESLTNIARHAAADSASVRIDCRPDALTIRVDDDGRATPGTAPVPGVGLLGMRERVTALGGRLRAEPRVEGGFTVQAELPVEQTS; encoded by the coding sequence ATGGACAGAGCACGGTTCGGTGTCCCGGCCGGTGTCGGGGACTGGGCGATCGCCGTCGGCGTGGCGGGGGCGCTGCTGGCCACCGGGCTGTCCGGGGAGCACTCCGCCGACGGACTCGGCCCGCTCGGCTACGCGTTGCTGGTGGCCGGCGGTCTGGCGCTGGCCGCGCGCCGCCGGGCCCCGCTGCCCGTGCTGGCCGTCACCGGAGTGTGCGCGGTGGGTTACCAGGCGGTCGGCTTCGATGTGCCCGCCGTCGCCTACCTGTTCGCGGTGTACGCCGCCATGCGGGCGGGGCACCGTACCGTCACCGTCGCGGCGAGCGTGGCCATGCTGGCCGCCCTCCCCCTCGCGGCCCTCGCCTCCCTGCACGACACGGGGGAGGCGTTCGCGCAGGCCCGCGGCGCCCTCGAAGTGGCCTGGCTGATCGCGGCCGGCGCGGCGGGCGAGGCGCTGCGGCAGGCCGAGCGGCGGGCGGACGAGGCCGAGCACACCCGGGAGGAGACCGCGCGGCGCCGCGCCGACGAGGAACGGCTGCACATCGCACGGGAGTTGCACGATTCGCTCACTCACCAGATCTCGATCATCAAGGTGCAGGCCGAGGTCGCCGTCCATGTGGCCCGCAGGCGCGGCGAACAGGTGCCGGCGGCCCTGCTGGCGATCCAGGAGGCGGGCCGCGAGGCGAGCCGGGAACTGCGCGCGACCCTGGAGGCGCTGCGCGACGACGACACGGCCCCGCCGCGCGGTCTCGACCACGTCCCGGAGCTGGTGGAACGGGCCCGTGCCATCGGCCTGGACGCGACGCTGACGATCAAGGGGCAACGGCACGACGTGCCCGCCGCGGTGGACCGGACCGTGTACCGGATCGTGCAGGAGTCGCTGACCAACATCGCCCGGCATGCCGCCGCGGATTCGGCGTCGGTCCGGATCGACTGCCGTCCGGACGCGCTCACGATACGCGTCGACGACGACGGCAGGGCCACGCCGGGCACCGCCCCCGTGCCCGGCGTCGGACTGCTCGGGATGCGTGAGCGCGTCACCGCCCTCGGGGGCCGGCTGCGGGCCGAGCCGCGTGTCGAGGGGGGCTTCACCGTCCAGGCCGAACTCCCCGTGGAGCAGACGTCGTGA